In Populus alba chromosome 1, ASM523922v2, whole genome shotgun sequence, a single window of DNA contains:
- the LOC118039148 gene encoding large ribosomal subunit protein bL19c, with the protein MGSKILPQALAVIPRNPTQFHVPKKLGFSSTINRSSYLSNSASSSRFSVSRVSSTSLSSNHEAFFKEFARQSFVTRAESESGGGEVVEETENVEEEVVVEGSEEEEVQAEVEGAVKEPRKPRVKLGDIIGILNKRAVEASEMERPIPDIRTGDIVEIKLEVPENRRRLSIYKGIVISKQNAGIHTTIRIRRIIAGIGVEIVFPLYSPNIKEIKVIKHRKVRRARLYYLRDKLPRLSTFK; encoded by the exons ATGGGCTCTAAAATTCTCCCTCAG GCACTTGCTGTAATACCCAGGAATCCTACTCAGTTTCATGTCCCGAAGAAATTAGGTTTTTCTTCAACAATCAATCGCAGCTCTTATCTTTCCAACTCAGCTTCTTCTAGTAGATTTTCAGTCTCTAGGGTTTCTTCAACCTCATTAAGTTCGAATCATGAAGCATTTTTTAAGGAATTTGCGAGGCAGAGTTTTGTAACGAGAGCCGAGTCAGAGTCTGGAGGTGGAGAAGTTGTGGAAGAAACTGAGAATGTTGAGGAAGAAGTAGTTGTAGAAGGGAGTGAGGAAGAGGAAGTTCAAGCTGAAGTTGAAGGAGCTGTGAAAGAACCCAGAAAGCCTCGAGTTAAGCTTGGAGATATAATTGGG ATTTTGAATAAGAGAGCCGTGGAGGCTTCAGAGATGGAAAGGCCGATTCCCGATATAAGGACAGGGGATATAGTGGAGATTAAATTG GAAGTTCCTGAAAATAGGCGTAGACTGTCCATTTACAAAGGCATTGTCATATCTAAGCAGAATGCTGGTATCCACACAACTATTAGAATTCGGAGGATTATTGCTGGTATAGGAGTTGAGATCGTATTCCCACT CTACTCGCCAAATATCAAGGAGATAAAAGTAATTAAGCACAGGAAGGTTAGGAGGGCAAGATTGTATTACCTGAGGGACAAGCTTCCCAGACTCTCCACTTTTAAATGA
- the LOC118039147 gene encoding vesicle-associated protein 2-1 encodes MTTGGDKSFISVHPDDLKFIFELEKQSFCDLKVVNNTEHHVAFKVKTTSPKKYFVRPNTGVIQPWDSFVIKVTLQAQREYPLDMQCKDKFLLQSTIVLPPANVDELPPDTFNKDSDGKVIQEMKLRVVYMPTSTTQGNLEDEVLLKGSEKIPDANSAVQLLEDERDAAVRQTQLLQQELDLLRRRRYRKTDPGFSLMFAFVVGLVGIMIGFLLNLSLSSPSTE; translated from the exons ATGACAACCGGTGGTGATAAGTCGTTTATCTCTGTACATCCAGATGACCTCAAGTTCATTT TTGAGCTGGAAAAGCAAAGCTTTTGCGATCTTAAAGTTGTGAACAACACAGAGCACCATGTTGCTTTTAAG GTTAAAACCACTTCACCTAAGAAGTACTTTGTGAGGCCCAACACTGGTGTCATACAGCCTTGGGACTCTTTTGTCATTAAAG TTACTCTTCAGGCTCAGCGAGAATATCCTCTAGATATGCAATGTAAGGATAAGTTTCTCTTACAGAGTACCATTGTGCTTCCACCTGCTAATGTTGATGAGCTCCCACCAGATACT TTTAATAAGGATAGTGATGGCAAGGTGATACAGGAGATGAAGCTTAGAGTTGTATACATGCCCACCTCTACAACTCAAGGAAACTTGGAAGATGAAGTGTTGTTGAAGGGCTCCGAAAAAATTCCTGATGCTAACTCT GCTGTACAGCTCCTGGAGGATGAAAGGGATGCAGCTGTTCGACAAACCCAGCTACTGCAGCAGGAACTG GATTTGCTGAGGAGACGAAGATATCGAAAGACTGACCCAGGCTTCTCCCTCATGTTTGCGTTCGTGGTTGGACTTGTTGGAATTATGATCGGCTTCCTCTTGAACCTTTCTTTGTCATCACCGTCTACAGAATGA